A part of Thermodesulforhabdaceae bacterium genomic DNA contains:
- a CDS encoding HAD family hydrolase: MDKLYFKSQLPDFSVIAFDCDGVLFDSREANVLFYNAILSRMGLDTVKPEQVEVVHMLSVRESLEFLVGKNRLEEALALAKTIDFGLFNTYLRLEPGLKECLALLKSSRYHLAVATNRTTSTHEVLRHFDLHRFFDLVVCALDVPRPKPHTDMLEHVIKSFGVEPHQIVYVGDSTVDAECAKGCGVFFVAYKNPRLEAALHIGSFYEFIEWIDSTKALYNIEHTSQMPDVG; the protein is encoded by the coding sequence ATGGACAAGCTCTACTTTAAGTCCCAATTACCGGATTTCTCTGTAATAGCTTTCGACTGCGACGGTGTGCTTTTTGATTCGAGGGAAGCAAATGTGCTTTTCTACAATGCTATACTGTCAAGGATGGGGCTTGACACCGTAAAGCCCGAACAGGTAGAAGTCGTCCACATGCTTTCCGTTCGAGAATCGCTCGAATTCCTGGTTGGCAAAAATCGGCTTGAAGAAGCTCTTGCTTTAGCAAAAACCATCGATTTTGGACTTTTCAATACCTACCTGAGATTAGAACCTGGGCTAAAGGAATGCCTTGCTTTACTGAAATCATCCCGATACCATCTTGCAGTAGCAACAAACCGTACGACATCTACTCACGAGGTTCTGCGGCACTTTGATCTTCACAGGTTTTTCGATCTTGTAGTTTGCGCTCTTGACGTCCCTCGCCCAAAGCCTCACACCGATATGTTAGAACATGTCATTAAATCTTTTGGAGTTGAACCTCATCAGATTGTGTATGTTGGTGACTCCACTGTGGATGCCGAATGTGCTAAGGGGTGTGGAGTTTTCTTTGTAGCATACAAAAATCCCCGTCTCGAAGCGGCGTTACACATTGGAAGCTTCTACGAATTTATCGAATGGATAGATTCTACAAAAGCTTTATATAATATAGAGCATACAAGCCAGATGCCGGATGTTGGTTAA
- a CDS encoding HDOD domain-containing protein: protein MSETFEIVPSGAYVVEKSQPKLLEAYLGSCVGLTIVDRKNGVGGLYHILLPEPPLPDTTYQREAYAKSGLPIFFNELIRKGADKSRLEAVVAGGALIAPAITEDFYMNVGGRTLMIVEEFLRDKDIPIVYGETGGFFSCKITLNLQTMNTKVEPIGEKATKVTPPSSFKVNRYDIIEVIPRIQPIPQIALEILAMLRSGNYDMALVADKVEKDQVISAKILGLCNSPYLGCPTPITSIERAVVLLGERRLLQMILSACCHEVFATRVGGYSMCRGGLFRHSLVTAHLAETIAGILHLSEGEAYTAGLLHDIGKVVLDQYIHHVAPLFYRKALVEGADLKELERQYFGMDHGEAGKLLAEYWHLPADITEIIEKHDDVESFSKMSPMTKVVLIANVIATRFATQNTLSSSRISKFDCSSLRKLMPVEAFYSLVESITTYQRMV from the coding sequence ATGAGCGAAACATTTGAAATTGTTCCATCAGGGGCTTACGTCGTAGAAAAGTCACAGCCGAAACTTCTGGAAGCTTATCTTGGGAGTTGCGTCGGGTTAACCATTGTGGATAGAAAAAACGGCGTTGGAGGACTTTACCATATATTACTTCCTGAACCGCCCCTCCCAGATACGACATACCAGCGGGAAGCCTATGCTAAAAGCGGACTCCCAATTTTTTTCAATGAGCTTATACGAAAAGGTGCCGACAAAAGCAGGCTTGAAGCAGTGGTTGCTGGCGGTGCTCTTATTGCTCCCGCCATAACCGAAGATTTCTACATGAATGTGGGTGGAAGAACTTTAATGATTGTTGAAGAATTTCTCAGAGATAAGGATATTCCCATTGTGTATGGCGAAACTGGAGGTTTTTTCTCGTGTAAGATTACTCTCAATTTGCAGACCATGAATACTAAAGTAGAACCTATTGGGGAAAAGGCTACCAAGGTGACACCTCCTTCTAGTTTTAAGGTTAACCGTTATGACATCATTGAGGTGATTCCTCGAATTCAACCTATTCCTCAAATTGCGCTTGAAATTCTTGCTATGTTGAGATCAGGTAACTATGACATGGCTCTTGTTGCTGACAAAGTAGAAAAGGACCAGGTAATTAGCGCCAAAATCTTGGGATTGTGCAATTCGCCGTATTTAGGATGTCCTACCCCTATTACTTCTATAGAGCGAGCTGTTGTTTTACTGGGTGAGCGTCGATTACTGCAAATGATTCTTTCAGCTTGTTGTCATGAGGTCTTTGCTACCAGAGTGGGCGGTTATTCCATGTGTCGTGGAGGTTTATTCCGCCATTCATTAGTTACTGCCCATCTTGCTGAAACTATTGCTGGTATTTTGCACCTTTCTGAGGGAGAAGCATATACGGCAGGGCTTCTTCATGATATTGGTAAAGTAGTGCTGGACCAGTATATTCATCATGTTGCTCCCCTTTTTTATCGAAAAGCCCTTGTGGAAGGTGCAGATCTGAAGGAATTGGAGCGCCAATATTTTGGAATGGATCACGGAGAGGCGGGCAAACTTCTTGCCGAATACTGGCATTTACCGGCCGATATAACTGAAATTATAGAAAAACACGATGATGTTGAGAGTTTTTCAAAAATGAGTCCCATGACCAAAGTTGTTCTCATTGCTAATGTTATTGCTACTCGATTTGCTACACAGAATACTCTCTCTAGCTCACGGATTTCCAAATTTGATTGCTCTTCTTTAAGAAAATTGATGCCGGTAGAAGCATTTTATAGTCTTGTGGAGTCTATAACCACATATCAACGTATGGTGTGA
- a CDS encoding dihydroorotate dehydrogenase: protein MNGDVIPDISVNLGPISLKNPVMVASGTFGYGREYSDVVPLEEIGAVVVKGISLKPRPGNPPPRLVETPGGLINAIGLENVGLDAFLSDKLPFLRKRNIPTIVNIFGETIDEYAEIARRFNSVDGILALEINISCPNVKAGGVTFGSDPIMAASVVQTVRSATNLPLITKLSPQVTSIAEIAKAVEEAGTDIISCINTIPAMAVNIYSRKPRLGNITGGLSGPAIKPIALRCVYEVVKAVKVPVIGIGGITTAEDALEFLLVGAKAVQIGTMNFVNPRTVIEVLDGIKSFMKSQRIARIEDFIGRLENLQ from the coding sequence ATGAACGGTGATGTGATTCCTGATATTTCGGTAAATCTTGGTCCCATAAGCCTTAAAAATCCGGTTATGGTAGCTTCAGGGACTTTCGGATATGGTAGAGAATACTCAGATGTTGTTCCTCTGGAAGAAATTGGAGCCGTTGTAGTCAAAGGTATTTCGCTAAAACCTCGCCCAGGAAATCCTCCTCCAAGACTTGTAGAAACTCCTGGGGGTCTTATAAACGCTATTGGTCTGGAAAATGTGGGGCTGGATGCTTTTCTTTCAGATAAACTTCCTTTTTTGCGTAAGCGAAACATACCAACAATTGTAAATATCTTTGGTGAAACGATAGATGAGTATGCCGAAATTGCTAGAAGGTTCAACAGCGTGGATGGAATTTTAGCTCTGGAGATTAACATCAGCTGCCCCAACGTTAAAGCAGGTGGTGTGACATTTGGATCTGACCCAATTATGGCGGCATCTGTAGTGCAAACAGTGCGATCTGCTACTAACCTACCCCTTATTACTAAACTCTCCCCTCAAGTAACATCCATAGCCGAAATAGCTAAAGCCGTAGAAGAAGCAGGGACTGATATTATATCTTGCATTAATACTATTCCCGCCATGGCAGTAAACATTTATTCTAGAAAACCACGCCTTGGAAATATTACGGGTGGACTTTCCGGACCAGCCATAAAACCTATTGCACTTCGGTGTGTCTATGAGGTGGTGAAAGCGGTCAAAGTGCCGGTTATTGGCATTGGAGGCATTACAACAGCAGAGGATGCTCTGGAGTTTCTCCTGGTTGGAGCCAAAGCAGTTCAGATTGGGACGATGAATTTCGTAAATCCCAGGACAGTTATTGAAGTGCTTGACGGGATAAAGAGCTTTATGAAATCTCAAAGAATCGCTCGCATTGAAGATTTTATAGGAAGATTAGAAAATCTCCAATGA